One genomic segment of Musa acuminata AAA Group cultivar baxijiao chromosome BXJ3-3, Cavendish_Baxijiao_AAA, whole genome shotgun sequence includes these proteins:
- the LOC135633505 gene encoding uncharacterized protein LOC135633505 isoform X1: MPCLLPSSRTQILVPTSVATDRPAMASLLLEQQERLRQVVDECLVRSNALLADLCGDPFDSASSLPAASGSDPVRLHVEPVEHSHLSLLLQSDNVAVSKFVMVLSYDCIEISNLSNLASRNLYRQLHLFGHRSSPQEVLLEGEPQKAFGESLSLFMQLRETTIRMRDVLGNLLQQLNSVYSLRDKNVRPLNSIKNLKLRTAFEALGEGLAVFLILDEIIKQNAHIKSYLSLFSRMLNKVKLELDTFDINVEDLDLIDQVVRDIEKLLEVSFFQWLLHKESSWQATMEQVKDNKRFIDGCFSCIHEGLLEVLPRLGTWKELPLDRWKIMQHMALFIFSTYASALTPEKKIGKVLSDMLLLVPLIYVGGGKRIILIDVLKDQCPSSISTWPFMREAIRDRNVLISNYLKRISEAHSRDWEAIKDALSSWIASFHSTVHPSAEMLSEGWLRLHLQKTLQGIVLANRLQLLILSIVDLHALLEVPIKREKLKSLCHMIVSLKVLGQTFQSRGPDMIRSLPHIINIIQVDIEQLILPSKYKLQAEVDKGSQMSKLGFLNSLARGSKETDTKLIDSLSLVSMSLQMLQGGGSHQRHLILLNTLNVLQSIGSLDLDLLRVGKLTLKLGTVANFHNIIADVMDCSFLYWRREMMGNLFSMVYMDVKRFPWIQYLVDAFSDGLRLLKLGHVGKLTLEAYEKQIEYGVKNEIVGPLCRDIETDLRLHVHSTYLKGSVVVNPTKTGVRNLSWYLQIKPLLLPSKLIDISSLVGSYLSSAFYNHSTMSTYDRKIYLEMQLLAELKYGLLLDDIHFVGNSVSHNIDINEIVQDLHAFVENYSYNIYNQVFVENVPKGQNKKNLRLIGVEDIARSIAIHSLSRICKASDSVSQLLKQMFTILSQLLQDKFWTGSSKDHIFLKNDKELANEYPFWQQAEPRFALGKFALGDIGVSFLEQLQFIMRKIGNALGLMRILQTGSSRHCCNISRFTNDMSFAESYLKLGFDGEILTAGRMVDKAIVENYEPDARIKSFSSFITTFIEEHEFSKDHNMKDLFQMFPSVIINLVNSRIRHKDKLLVKEHDSGSTLYMHDSFLMGIAFSLKVLGQERSFDELDWFASTRKSLEDRISSLEGSSKVEENGKVGSLARLNLWKQSSSIPIEIQKDLDECKRYQKEIEFVEHVLNISRTLMS, from the exons ATGCCGTGTTTGTTACCGTCTTCAAGAACTCAAATCTTGGTACCGACATCTGTGGCCACCGACCGGCCGGCGATGGCGTCTC TGCTTTTAGAACAGCAGGAGAGGCTCCGACAAGTGGTCGACGAATGCCTCGTCCGAAGCAACGCCTTGCTCGCCGACCTATGCGGCGACCCCTTCGATTCCGCTTCGTCCTTGCCGGCCGCTTCCGGTTCCGATCCGGTTCGCCTCCACGTCGAGCCCGTCGAGCACTCCCATCTCTCCTTGCTCCTCCAATCCGATAACGTCGCCGTCTCGAAGTTCGTCATGGTCCTCTCCTACGACTGCATCGAGATCTCCAATCTCAGCAATCTG GCTTCTAGGAACTTGTACCGCCAGTTGCACTTGTTCGGCCATCGATCGAGTCCGCAGGAGGTGCTTCTTGAAGGGGAGCCGCAGAAGGCGTTTGGAGAATCGCTGTCTCTGTTCATGCAATTGCGTGAAACCACGATCAGGATGAGGGACGTTTTGGGGAATTTGCTGCAGCAGCTTAATTCCGTCTATTCTCTTCGTGACAAGAACGTCCGGCCGTTGAACTCGATCAAGAACCTGAAACTGAGGACAGCCTTTGAAGCACTCGGGGAGGGTCTCGCCGTCTTTCTTATCTTAGACGAAATCATAAAGCAGAATGCGCATATAAAGAGCTACTTGTCTCTTTTCTCAAG GATGCTTAATAAGGTGAAATTGGAACTTGACACCTTTGATATAAATGTTGAGGACCTAGACTTAATAGATCAAGTTGTTCGCGATATTGAGAAGCTTCTTGAAGTTAGCTTCTTTCAG TGGTTACTGCACAAGGAATCATCTTGGCAGGCGACAATGGAACAAGTCAAGGACAATAAGAGATTTATTGATGGATGTTTTTCTTGCATCCATGAGGGTTTACTAGAAGTTCTTCCAAGACTTG GTACTTGGAAGGAACTACCACTTGATCGATGGAAGATAATGCAGCATATGGCTCTTTTTATATTTTCTACATATGCCTCTG CTTTAACTCCAGAGAAGAAAATAGGAAAGGTTCTCTCAGATATGCTCCTTCTCGTCCCTCTCATCTATGTTGGGGGAGGCAAGAGAATTATATTAATTGACGTGCTGAAAGACCAATGTCCTTCATCAATATCCACTTGGCCTTTCATGAGAGAAGCCATAAGGGATCGAAATGTCTTGATTAGCAACTACCTCAAGCGAATAAGTGAAGCTCATTCTAG GGACTGGGAAGCAATTAAAGATGCACTCTCTTCTTGGATAGCCTCTTTCCACTCAACCGTTCATCCTTCG GCAGAGATGTTAAGTGAAGGATGGCTGCGGCTTCATCTGCAAAAGACTTTGCAG GGAATAGTCTTGGCAAATAGACTGCAGTTGCTTATTCTCTCCATAGTCGACTTACATGCATTACTTGAG GTTCCTATCAAGAGGGAGAAACTTAAGTCTCTTTGTCATATGATTGTTTCTTTGAAG GTTTTGGGTCAAACCTTCCAAAGTAGAGGGCCTGATATGATCCGAAGTCTCCcgcatattataaatattattcaagTAGATATCGAACAACTTATATTGCCTTCTAAG TATAAGCTACAAGCTGAAGTAGATAAGGGGAGCCAAATGAGCAAAttgggatttttgaattcattggCACGTG GTAGCAAAGAGACAGACACAAAGCTTATAGATTCTCTTTCATTG GTTTCTATGTCCTTGCAAATGCTTCAAGGAGGAGGTAGTCATCAAAGACATCTTATACTCTTGAACACTTTGAATGTTCTACAAAGCATT GGCTCTTTGGATCTTGATCTTTTAAGGGTTGGAAAGTTGACATTGAAACTTGGGACAGTAGCAAACTTTCATAATATTATTGCTGATGTTATGGATTGTAGCTTCTTGTATTGGAGAAGGGAGATGATGGGAAATCTCTTCTCCATGGTTTATATGGATGTCAAAAGATTTCCATGGATACA GTATCTTGTTGATGCATTTTCAGATGGACTAAGGCTTCTTAAGCTTGGGCATGTCGGCAAACTTACTCTTGAAGCATATGAAAAACAAATTGAATATGGTGTGAAAAAT GAAATTGTTGGCCCTCTTTGTAGAGATATTGAGACTGATCTTCGCCTTCATGTTCATTCAACTTATTTAAAAGGATCTGTGGTTGTAAACCCAACGAAG ACTGGTGTGCGGAATCTTTCTTGGTACTTAcagatcaaacctttgctactccCTTCCAAGTTGATTGATATAAGTTCACTCGTTGGGAGTTATTTGAGTTCTGCCTTCTATAATCATTCGACTATGTCGACATATGACAGGAAG ATATACTTAGAGATGCAGCTGCTAGCTGAGCTGAAATATGGTTTATTGTTAGATGATATCCATTTTGTTGGGAATTCTGTGTCTCACAACATTGACATTAATGAAATAGTCCAAGATCTCCATGCATTTGTGGAGAATTATTCTTATAACATTTATAACCAG GTATTTGTCGAGAACGTCCCAAAAGGTCAGAACAAGAAGAACTTAAGGTTGATCGGTGTGGAAGACATTGCACGTTCAATTGCTATTCATAGTCTAAGCAGAATATGCAAGGCTTCAGATTCAGTATCTCAATTACTAAAGCAGATGTTTACAATTTTATCTCAGTTGCTTCAAGATAAATTTTGGACAGGTTCATCAAAAGATCACATCTTCTTGAAG AATGACAAGGAATTAGCAAATGAATACCCTTTTTGGCAACAAGCAGAACCAAGATTTGCTTTGGGAAAATTTGCATTGGGAGATATTGGAGTGAGCTTCCTTGAACAACTCCAATTTATCATGAGGAAGATTGGTAATGCTTTAGGACTCATGAGAATTCTTCAAACTGGAAGTTCCCGCCATTGCTGCAACATTTCTCg ATTCACCAATGACATGAGCTTTGCGGAGAGTTATCTGAAACTTGGTTTTGACGGTGAAATTCTTACTGCTGGAAGGATGGTTGATAAGGCAATAGTGGAAAATTATGAGCCTGATGCAAGAAtaaaatctttttcttcttttataaccACATTTATAGAA GAACATGAGTTTAGCAAGGATCACAATATGAAAGATTTGTTTCAGATGTTTCCTTCTGTTATAATAAACTTGGTAAATTCGAGAATTCGTCACAAGGATAAGCTGTTGGTGAAGGAGCATGATTCTGGAAGTACTCTTTACATGCATGATAGTTTCTTAATGGGAATTGCTTTTTCTCTTAAG GTATTAGGGCAAGAGAGGTCGTTTGATGAACTTGACTGGTTTGCTTCTACTAGGAAGAGCCTTGAAGATAGAATATCTTCGCTGGAAGGTAGTAGCAAGGTTGAAGAAAACGGCAAGGTGGGTAGCCTTGCTCGGTTGAATCTTTGGAAGCAGTCTTCATCTATTCCCATTGAAATCCAGAAG GATTTGGATGAATGTAAGAGATACCAAAAGGAAATTGAGTTCGTAGAACATGTCCTCAATATTTCCAGGACATTAATGTCATAA
- the LOC135633505 gene encoding uncharacterized protein LOC135633505 isoform X5 — MPCLLPSSRTQILVPTSVATDRPAMASLLLEQQERLRQVVDECLVRSNALLADLCGDPFDSASSLPAASGSDPVRLHVEPVEHSHLSLLLQSDNVAVSKFVMVLSYDCIEISNLSNLASRNLYRQLHLFGHRSSPQEVLLEGEPQKAFGESLSLFMQLRETTIRMRDVLGNLLQQLNSVYSLRDKNVRPLNSIKNLKLRTAFEALGEGLAVFLILDEIIKQNAHIKSYLSLFSRMLNKVKLELDTFDINVEDLDLIDQVVRDIEKLLEVSFFQWLLHKESSWQATMEQVKDNKRFIDGCFSCIHEGLLEVLPRLGTWKELPLDRWKIMQHMALFIFSTYASALTPEKKIGKVLSDMLLLVPLIYVGGGKRIILIDVLKDQCPSSISTWPFMREAIRDRNVLISNYLKRISEAHSRDWEAIKDALSSWIASFHSTVHPSAEMLSEGWLRLHLQKTLQGIVLANRLQLLILSIVDLHALLEVPIKREKLKSLCHMIVSLKVLGQTFQSRGPDMIRSLPHIINIIQVDIEQLILPSKYKLQAEVDKGSQMSKLGFLNSLARGSKETDTKLIDSLSLVSMSLQMLQGGGSHQRHLILLNTLNVLQSIGSLDLDLLRVGKLTLKLGTVANFHNIIADVMDCSFLYWRREMMGNLFSMVYMDVKRFPWIQYLVDAFSDGLRLLKLGHVGKLTLEAYEKQIEYGVKNEIVGPLCRDIETDLRLHVHSTYLKGSVVVNPTKTGVRNLSWYLQIKPLLLPSKLIDISSLVGSYLSSAFYNHSTMSTYDRKIYLEMQLLAELKYGLLLDDIHFVGNSVSHNIDINEIVQDLHAFVENYSYNIYNQVFVENVPKGQNKKNLRLIGVEDIARSIAIHSLSRICKASDSVSQLLKQMFTILSQLLQDKFWTGSSKDHIFLKNDKELANEYPFWQQAEPRFALGKFALGDIGVSFLEQLQFIMRKIGNALGLMRILQTGSSRHCCNISRNMSLARITI; from the exons ATGCCGTGTTTGTTACCGTCTTCAAGAACTCAAATCTTGGTACCGACATCTGTGGCCACCGACCGGCCGGCGATGGCGTCTC TGCTTTTAGAACAGCAGGAGAGGCTCCGACAAGTGGTCGACGAATGCCTCGTCCGAAGCAACGCCTTGCTCGCCGACCTATGCGGCGACCCCTTCGATTCCGCTTCGTCCTTGCCGGCCGCTTCCGGTTCCGATCCGGTTCGCCTCCACGTCGAGCCCGTCGAGCACTCCCATCTCTCCTTGCTCCTCCAATCCGATAACGTCGCCGTCTCGAAGTTCGTCATGGTCCTCTCCTACGACTGCATCGAGATCTCCAATCTCAGCAATCTG GCTTCTAGGAACTTGTACCGCCAGTTGCACTTGTTCGGCCATCGATCGAGTCCGCAGGAGGTGCTTCTTGAAGGGGAGCCGCAGAAGGCGTTTGGAGAATCGCTGTCTCTGTTCATGCAATTGCGTGAAACCACGATCAGGATGAGGGACGTTTTGGGGAATTTGCTGCAGCAGCTTAATTCCGTCTATTCTCTTCGTGACAAGAACGTCCGGCCGTTGAACTCGATCAAGAACCTGAAACTGAGGACAGCCTTTGAAGCACTCGGGGAGGGTCTCGCCGTCTTTCTTATCTTAGACGAAATCATAAAGCAGAATGCGCATATAAAGAGCTACTTGTCTCTTTTCTCAAG GATGCTTAATAAGGTGAAATTGGAACTTGACACCTTTGATATAAATGTTGAGGACCTAGACTTAATAGATCAAGTTGTTCGCGATATTGAGAAGCTTCTTGAAGTTAGCTTCTTTCAG TGGTTACTGCACAAGGAATCATCTTGGCAGGCGACAATGGAACAAGTCAAGGACAATAAGAGATTTATTGATGGATGTTTTTCTTGCATCCATGAGGGTTTACTAGAAGTTCTTCCAAGACTTG GTACTTGGAAGGAACTACCACTTGATCGATGGAAGATAATGCAGCATATGGCTCTTTTTATATTTTCTACATATGCCTCTG CTTTAACTCCAGAGAAGAAAATAGGAAAGGTTCTCTCAGATATGCTCCTTCTCGTCCCTCTCATCTATGTTGGGGGAGGCAAGAGAATTATATTAATTGACGTGCTGAAAGACCAATGTCCTTCATCAATATCCACTTGGCCTTTCATGAGAGAAGCCATAAGGGATCGAAATGTCTTGATTAGCAACTACCTCAAGCGAATAAGTGAAGCTCATTCTAG GGACTGGGAAGCAATTAAAGATGCACTCTCTTCTTGGATAGCCTCTTTCCACTCAACCGTTCATCCTTCG GCAGAGATGTTAAGTGAAGGATGGCTGCGGCTTCATCTGCAAAAGACTTTGCAG GGAATAGTCTTGGCAAATAGACTGCAGTTGCTTATTCTCTCCATAGTCGACTTACATGCATTACTTGAG GTTCCTATCAAGAGGGAGAAACTTAAGTCTCTTTGTCATATGATTGTTTCTTTGAAG GTTTTGGGTCAAACCTTCCAAAGTAGAGGGCCTGATATGATCCGAAGTCTCCcgcatattataaatattattcaagTAGATATCGAACAACTTATATTGCCTTCTAAG TATAAGCTACAAGCTGAAGTAGATAAGGGGAGCCAAATGAGCAAAttgggatttttgaattcattggCACGTG GTAGCAAAGAGACAGACACAAAGCTTATAGATTCTCTTTCATTG GTTTCTATGTCCTTGCAAATGCTTCAAGGAGGAGGTAGTCATCAAAGACATCTTATACTCTTGAACACTTTGAATGTTCTACAAAGCATT GGCTCTTTGGATCTTGATCTTTTAAGGGTTGGAAAGTTGACATTGAAACTTGGGACAGTAGCAAACTTTCATAATATTATTGCTGATGTTATGGATTGTAGCTTCTTGTATTGGAGAAGGGAGATGATGGGAAATCTCTTCTCCATGGTTTATATGGATGTCAAAAGATTTCCATGGATACA GTATCTTGTTGATGCATTTTCAGATGGACTAAGGCTTCTTAAGCTTGGGCATGTCGGCAAACTTACTCTTGAAGCATATGAAAAACAAATTGAATATGGTGTGAAAAAT GAAATTGTTGGCCCTCTTTGTAGAGATATTGAGACTGATCTTCGCCTTCATGTTCATTCAACTTATTTAAAAGGATCTGTGGTTGTAAACCCAACGAAG ACTGGTGTGCGGAATCTTTCTTGGTACTTAcagatcaaacctttgctactccCTTCCAAGTTGATTGATATAAGTTCACTCGTTGGGAGTTATTTGAGTTCTGCCTTCTATAATCATTCGACTATGTCGACATATGACAGGAAG ATATACTTAGAGATGCAGCTGCTAGCTGAGCTGAAATATGGTTTATTGTTAGATGATATCCATTTTGTTGGGAATTCTGTGTCTCACAACATTGACATTAATGAAATAGTCCAAGATCTCCATGCATTTGTGGAGAATTATTCTTATAACATTTATAACCAG GTATTTGTCGAGAACGTCCCAAAAGGTCAGAACAAGAAGAACTTAAGGTTGATCGGTGTGGAAGACATTGCACGTTCAATTGCTATTCATAGTCTAAGCAGAATATGCAAGGCTTCAGATTCAGTATCTCAATTACTAAAGCAGATGTTTACAATTTTATCTCAGTTGCTTCAAGATAAATTTTGGACAGGTTCATCAAAAGATCACATCTTCTTGAAG AATGACAAGGAATTAGCAAATGAATACCCTTTTTGGCAACAAGCAGAACCAAGATTTGCTTTGGGAAAATTTGCATTGGGAGATATTGGAGTGAGCTTCCTTGAACAACTCCAATTTATCATGAGGAAGATTGGTAATGCTTTAGGACTCATGAGAATTCTTCAAACTGGAAGTTCCCGCCATTGCTGCAACATTTCTCg GAACATGAGTTTAGCAAGGATCACAATATGA